Proteins encoded by one window of Nitrincola iocasae:
- the gloB gene encoding hydroxyacylglutathione hydrolase, translating into MLNLTPIPAFNDNYIWAICHPEAPDSGVIIVDPGSADCVQQWLQENSRKLAAILITHHHEDHTGGVTELQQQNDYCPVYGPSNSPFEGITQPLTEGDLICLLDTAFEVKAVPGHTLDHISYYAPSAGLLLCGDTLFMAGCGRLFEGTAEQMQAAMDYFASLPDDTRVCAAHEYTLSNLAFAHAVEPENQDIRVMTEKCRSMREQDLPTLPSRIGLEKAINPFMRTRETSVIHTVYGHSGEHPDSPAQTLALLREWKNSF; encoded by the coding sequence TGACCCCCATTCCTGCATTCAACGACAATTATATATGGGCAATTTGTCACCCTGAAGCACCTGATTCAGGCGTCATTATAGTAGACCCCGGCAGTGCAGATTGCGTTCAGCAATGGCTTCAGGAAAACAGCAGAAAACTCGCTGCCATACTCATCACCCATCATCATGAAGACCATACTGGCGGTGTCACTGAGCTACAGCAGCAAAATGACTATTGTCCAGTGTACGGGCCATCCAACTCACCTTTTGAGGGTATTACTCAACCTTTGACTGAAGGTGATCTGATTTGTTTACTTGATACGGCTTTTGAAGTCAAAGCTGTACCTGGCCATACCCTTGATCATATCAGTTATTATGCGCCGTCTGCGGGTTTATTGCTTTGCGGTGATACACTGTTCATGGCTGGCTGTGGACGACTGTTTGAAGGCACTGCTGAGCAGATGCAGGCTGCCATGGATTATTTCGCCAGCCTCCCCGATGATACCCGGGTTTGTGCAGCGCACGAATATACTCTGTCCAACCTGGCCTTTGCCCATGCGGTGGAGCCGGAAAATCAGGATATACGCGTCATGACCGAGAAATGCCGCAGTATGCGCGAACAAGACCTTCCCACCCTGCCCTCAAGAATCGGGTTAGAAAAAGCCATTAATCCGTTCATGCGTACCCGAGAAACATCTGTCATTCATACAGTTTATGGTCATAGCGGTGAACATCCGGACTCACCAGCGCAAACGCTGGCGCTGCTAAGAGAGTGGAAAAACAGTTTTTGA
- a CDS encoding transglycosylase SLT domain-containing protein yields the protein MSKLRTGLLSLLAAVVVSGCASSKPAQDVSRNIYDKHYVDEKSLLISNIRMGNLYRRSTPSQPLEPVTAWDLTREHLVLEPNREDIRVARELDWLTENPEHLTTVSRRALPYYHYILEQVLERDMPAEVALIPFIESGYNPFAVSSARAAGPWQFIPGTARNFGLESNWWYDGRRDIVASTDAALNYLSMLNKMFEGDWLLTFAAYNAGEGNVLRAIKRNSKANQPIDYWSLRLPGETMRYVPKLLATAIMIRDADSLGVELEAIPAEPYFTEIDTGGQLDLSQAAALAAIDLDELKRLNPGFNRWATAPEGPHRLLVPVDQADQLQSALISLPAEQRVNYQHYTISAGDTLGEIAQRYSTTVSALQQANKLKTTRIRIGQTLLVPSDSTNIAFETTRSESG from the coding sequence ATGTCTAAATTACGCACAGGTTTACTTTCTCTGCTTGCCGCTGTCGTTGTCAGCGGCTGTGCCAGCAGCAAACCCGCACAGGACGTCAGTCGTAATATATATGATAAACATTACGTTGATGAGAAAAGTCTACTGATTTCCAACATACGTATGGGAAATTTATATCGACGTAGCACCCCCTCACAACCACTGGAACCGGTGACTGCCTGGGATCTTACCCGCGAACACCTGGTTCTTGAACCGAATCGAGAAGATATCAGAGTGGCGCGGGAACTGGACTGGCTTACCGAAAATCCAGAGCACCTTACTACCGTCAGCCGCCGGGCATTACCCTACTATCACTATATTCTTGAACAGGTACTTGAACGCGATATGCCTGCTGAAGTCGCGCTGATTCCGTTTATTGAAAGTGGTTACAACCCCTTTGCCGTCTCATCAGCAAGAGCAGCGGGCCCTTGGCAGTTCATTCCCGGCACGGCTCGCAATTTTGGTCTGGAAAGTAACTGGTGGTACGATGGCCGTCGTGACATTGTTGCTTCCACCGATGCCGCCCTGAACTATCTGTCGATGCTCAATAAAATGTTTGAAGGAGACTGGCTGCTGACCTTTGCTGCATATAATGCAGGTGAAGGAAATGTGCTGCGTGCCATAAAACGTAACAGCAAAGCCAATCAGCCCATTGACTACTGGTCATTACGTCTGCCCGGTGAAACCATGCGTTACGTTCCAAAATTGCTGGCTACGGCAATAATGATACGTGATGCAGATAGCCTGGGTGTTGAGTTAGAGGCCATACCTGCTGAACCCTACTTCACCGAAATCGATACGGGTGGACAACTCGACCTGTCTCAAGCAGCCGCACTGGCTGCAATAGATTTGGATGAATTGAAACGTCTCAATCCAGGCTTTAACCGCTGGGCGACAGCACCGGAAGGCCCTCATCGTCTGCTGGTTCCGGTTGATCAAGCCGATCAACTCCAGAGCGCACTAATTTCATTACCCGCTGAACAAAGGGTAAATTATCAACACTATACAATTAGTGCAGGCGATACATTGGGTGAAATTGCGCAGCGATACAGCACTACCGTTTCTGCCCTGCAACAAGCAAACAAACTAAAAACTACCAGAATTCGCATCGGTCAGACCTTGCTTGTTCCGTCAGACAGCACCAATATAGCATTCGAAACCACAAGGTCTGAATCAGGTTAA
- a CDS encoding extracellular solute-binding protein, with translation MIKPLQHTTRITAIILLFSLGSWSFADTSTTHGIAMHGDLKYPADFTHFDYVNPDAPKGGRVVQSAVGSSFDSFNPFIVKGTPAEGIGLLYDSLTTKSDDEPFSVYGQLAKSITLPDDRSWIEFELRKEAVFSDGVPVTAEDVVNTFQLLREKGSPFYRTYYADITLIEALDSHRVRFEFAETENRELALIVGEVPVLPKHFWDQRDFEESGLEIPIGSGPYLLASYDPGRTITYKRNPDYWGQDLPVQRGRYNFDEWVFDYYRDGTVALEAFKAGQYDFRTEYSAKNWATGYNGSALNEGRMIKETIEHENPTGMQAFVMNTRRSLFADSQVRYALAHAFDFEWTNRAIFYDAYKRSHSYFSNSDMAADELPSEQELTILEPVREQLPEAVFTQVYRAPQTDGGGNIRIQTRKGLHLLAEAGWTLDQGVLRNEQGQPFRFEILIFQNNLERLISPFIRNLERMGIQANIRVVDISQYINRLRDYDFDMIVGSFAQSNSPGNEQREYWHSSSADRPGSRNLIGIRNPAIDYLVDQLIQAPDREQLVYRARALDRALQWNHYVIPHYHTNAYRIAYWNKFGIPDIRPNHAIGFDTWWIKP, from the coding sequence ATGATAAAACCCCTGCAACACACTACGCGCATTACGGCAATCATTCTTTTATTTAGCCTCGGCAGTTGGAGTTTTGCAGACACATCCACCACGCATGGCATCGCCATGCATGGTGATCTTAAATACCCGGCTGACTTTACCCACTTTGATTATGTCAACCCGGATGCCCCAAAAGGTGGCCGTGTTGTGCAATCTGCCGTCGGCAGCAGCTTTGACAGCTTTAACCCGTTCATAGTCAAAGGCACACCCGCTGAAGGTATCGGTCTACTGTACGATAGCCTGACTACCAAATCTGATGACGAGCCATTTTCTGTATACGGACAGCTTGCAAAAAGCATAACCCTGCCAGATGATCGCAGCTGGATCGAATTTGAACTACGTAAAGAGGCTGTATTCAGTGATGGTGTGCCAGTCACAGCCGAAGATGTGGTAAACACCTTTCAGTTACTACGTGAAAAAGGCAGTCCATTTTATCGTACTTACTATGCTGATATCACCCTCATCGAAGCACTCGATAGCCACCGGGTTCGCTTTGAGTTTGCTGAAACAGAAAACCGCGAATTAGCGCTAATTGTCGGTGAAGTACCCGTACTGCCTAAACACTTCTGGGATCAGCGTGATTTTGAAGAGTCTGGTCTGGAAATACCTATCGGCTCAGGCCCCTATCTACTGGCCAGCTATGATCCAGGACGTACCATTACCTATAAACGAAATCCAGATTATTGGGGTCAAGACCTGCCGGTACAGCGCGGTCGCTATAACTTTGATGAATGGGTTTTTGATTATTACCGTGACGGTACCGTTGCACTGGAAGCCTTCAAGGCAGGCCAGTATGACTTCCGCACCGAATATTCAGCCAAGAACTGGGCAACCGGCTATAACGGTTCAGCGCTGAATGAAGGACGAATGATCAAAGAAACCATCGAGCATGAAAACCCCACCGGCATGCAGGCTTTTGTCATGAATACCCGGCGCTCACTGTTTGCTGATTCCCAGGTGCGATATGCCTTGGCGCACGCCTTCGATTTTGAGTGGACCAATCGGGCTATTTTTTACGACGCCTACAAACGTAGCCACAGCTATTTTTCCAACTCGGATATGGCCGCAGATGAATTGCCAAGTGAACAGGAACTTACGATACTTGAGCCAGTGAGAGAGCAACTCCCTGAAGCCGTCTTTACACAGGTTTATCGTGCACCACAGACAGATGGAGGCGGCAATATTCGCATCCAAACACGTAAAGGATTGCACCTGCTGGCTGAAGCTGGCTGGACCCTGGATCAGGGCGTATTACGCAATGAACAAGGCCAACCCTTCCGTTTTGAAATACTCATATTCCAGAATAACCTGGAACGTTTGATCTCGCCGTTTATCCGCAACCTGGAGCGCATGGGTATTCAGGCCAATATTCGTGTCGTGGATATTTCCCAATACATTAATCGTCTGCGTGATTATGACTTTGATATGATCGTCGGCAGCTTTGCTCAGTCAAATTCACCAGGCAATGAGCAGCGTGAATACTGGCACTCCTCCAGCGCTGACCGTCCGGGAAGTCGGAATTTGATTGGTATCCGCAATCCAGCCATTGACTATCTGGTGGACCAACTGATTCAGGCCCCTGACCGTGAACAGCTGGTCTACCGAGCCAGAGCACTTGACCGCGCTTTGCAATGGAACCATTATGTTATTCCGCATTACCACACAAACGCATACCGTATTGCCTACTGGAACAAGTTCGGTATACCCGATATTCGCCCAAACCATGCAATAGGTTTTGATACCTGGTGGATTAAACCCTGA
- a CDS encoding microcin C ABC transporter permease YejB: MVAYIVRRLLLIIPTLLGILLLNFLIVQLAPGGPVEQTIADLQGFGDTTGERIGSGSSSDMASTQSSEGTGYRGAQGLDPSLIAEIEKMYGFDKPAHERFVKMLISYIKFDFGSSFYSNKTVMELIIEKMPVSISLGLWTTLIAYLVSIPLGIRKAVRDGTAFDMWTSSAIIIGYAIPNFLFAILLIVLFAGGTYFDWFPLRGLTSPDFDEMTLLQKIGDYFWHLSLPVLASVISSFATLTMLTKNAFLDEIHKQYVLTAKAKGLKENRVLYGHVFRNAMLLIIAGMPAALIGIFFTGSLLIEVIFSLDGLGLLGYEAVIRRDYPVIFGTLYIFTLVGLLLKLVSDITYTLVDPRIDFSSREG; this comes from the coding sequence ATGGTCGCCTACATTGTTCGACGTTTACTGCTGATTATTCCAACGCTGCTGGGCATATTGCTACTAAATTTTCTAATTGTACAGTTGGCACCCGGCGGACCGGTTGAGCAGACCATTGCGGACCTGCAAGGCTTTGGGGACACTACAGGAGAGCGTATCGGCAGCGGTTCGAGTTCAGATATGGCCTCGACACAGTCGTCAGAGGGCACTGGCTACAGGGGCGCACAGGGACTGGATCCTTCGCTAATTGCTGAAATTGAAAAAATGTATGGTTTCGACAAGCCTGCACATGAACGCTTTGTGAAAATGCTGATCAGCTATATTAAATTTGATTTTGGCAGTAGCTTCTACAGCAATAAAACCGTGATGGAGCTGATCATTGAAAAAATGCCAGTGTCTATATCCCTGGGTCTTTGGACCACTCTGATCGCTTACCTGGTATCGATACCCCTGGGCATTCGTAAAGCTGTCCGTGATGGTACTGCATTTGATATGTGGACCAGTAGCGCGATCATTATCGGCTATGCAATCCCCAACTTTTTGTTCGCCATTCTGTTGATCGTGCTTTTCGCCGGAGGCACCTATTTTGACTGGTTTCCACTGCGAGGACTAACCTCCCCCGATTTTGATGAAATGACACTGCTACAGAAAATCGGCGATTACTTCTGGCATCTTTCGCTCCCGGTACTGGCTTCTGTAATTTCCAGCTTTGCGACATTAACCATGCTGACCAAGAATGCATTTCTGGATGAAATTCACAAGCAGTATGTACTAACCGCAAAGGCCAAAGGCCTGAAAGAAAACCGTGTGCTATATGGTCATGTCTTCCGCAACGCCATGCTGCTGATTATCGCCGGAATGCCCGCAGCACTGATCGGAATATTTTTTACCGGCTCACTGCTAATCGAAGTGATTTTTTCACTCGACGGACTAGGGCTGCTGGGCTACGAGGCCGTAATCCGACGCGATTATCCGGTAATTTTCGGCACCCTGTATATCTTCACTCTGGTCGGTCTGTTACTCAAACTGGTGAGTGACATCACCTATACACTGGTCGACCCGCGTATCGATTTCAGTAGCAGGGAGGGCTGA
- a CDS encoding ABC transporter permease, whose amino-acid sequence MTPIMRRRIDAFRRNRRGFWSLWIFLALFILSLGAELIANSKPILVSYQGSLYSPVLNNYSELEFGGEFDAPADFRDPYIQSQIEAADGWMLWPVIRYHYQTINYDLPSPAPSPPSWENWLGTDDQARDVMARVIYGFRISIVFALVLTLASSVIGVAAGAVQGYYGGKVDLLFQRFIEIWSGLPVLFLLIILASLVEPNFWWLLGIMLLFSWMQLVDVVRAEFLRGRNLEYVRAARALGLGNSTIMFRHILPNAMVATLTFMPFIFNGSIVTLTALDFLGFGLPPGSPSLGELIAQGKENLHAPWLGLSAFFTLALMLTLLIFIGEAVRDAFDPRKVS is encoded by the coding sequence ATGACACCAATTATGCGCCGCCGCATTGATGCGTTCCGCCGTAACCGTCGCGGCTTCTGGTCGCTGTGGATTTTTCTGGCATTATTTATCTTGTCTTTGGGTGCTGAGCTGATTGCCAATAGCAAGCCAATTTTGGTCAGTTATCAGGGCAGTCTCTATTCACCCGTTTTAAATAATTATTCTGAATTGGAGTTCGGAGGAGAGTTTGATGCACCCGCCGACTTTCGTGACCCCTATATACAATCGCAGATTGAAGCCGCGGATGGCTGGATGCTTTGGCCAGTCATCCGCTATCACTACCAGACCATCAACTACGATTTACCTTCACCAGCCCCCTCTCCGCCCTCATGGGAAAACTGGCTGGGTACCGACGATCAGGCCCGTGATGTCATGGCGCGAGTGATCTATGGCTTTCGTATTTCGATTGTCTTTGCCTTGGTGCTGACACTGGCCAGTTCCGTTATCGGTGTCGCCGCCGGGGCCGTACAGGGCTATTACGGCGGCAAAGTCGACTTATTGTTTCAGCGATTTATTGAGATCTGGTCAGGTTTACCGGTGCTGTTTCTGCTGATTATTCTTGCCAGCCTTGTTGAGCCCAACTTCTGGTGGCTACTGGGGATCATGTTACTGTTTTCCTGGATGCAGTTGGTCGATGTAGTGCGTGCAGAATTCCTTCGAGGACGCAATCTGGAATATGTCCGCGCTGCCAGGGCACTGGGGCTAGGCAACTCGACGATCATGTTCCGCCATATACTACCCAATGCCATGGTAGCCACCTTGACCTTCATGCCATTTATCTTCAATGGCTCGATTGTGACACTGACAGCTCTGGATTTTCTCGGGTTTGGCCTGCCACCCGGTTCACCCTCACTGGGTGAACTGATCGCTCAGGGCAAAGAAAACCTGCATGCCCCCTGGTTAGGGCTATCCGCCTTCTTTACCCTGGCGCTAATGCTGACCTTGTTGATTTTTATCGGCGAAGCGGTACGGGATGCCTTTGACCCACGCAAAGTCAGTTGA
- a CDS encoding DUF4442 domain-containing protein encodes MKAFLFRNPNLFRRVMNLWPPLFFSGIKLVSISPDFRSARVDLKWRPWTKNINASQYGGSLFSMTDPYYALLLFGCLGYERYIIWDKSADIDFISPGIGRLTAEFHLEEAQLHQIREMTAGGDKCFPEFVVYIRDQQGTLVAKVTRRLYVRLHAQHR; translated from the coding sequence ATGAAAGCGTTTTTGTTCCGTAATCCTAACCTGTTTCGCCGGGTGATGAACCTCTGGCCACCGCTGTTTTTCAGTGGCATCAAGCTGGTGTCCATCAGTCCTGACTTTCGCTCGGCACGGGTGGATCTAAAGTGGCGCCCCTGGACTAAAAATATTAATGCCAGCCAGTACGGCGGTAGTCTCTTCTCTATGACCGATCCTTATTACGCCCTGTTACTATTCGGTTGCCTGGGCTATGAGCGCTATATTATCTGGGATAAGTCAGCCGATATTGATTTTATTTCACCAGGAATTGGCCGCCTGACAGCTGAATTTCATCTTGAGGAAGCGCAACTGCATCAAATTCGTGAAATGACTGCTGGTGGTGATAAGTGTTTTCCTGAATTTGTAGTCTATATTCGTGACCAGCAGGGCACCCTGGTAGCTAAGGTAACCCGACGTCTTTATGTGCGTTTACATGCGCAGCATCGTTAA
- a CDS encoding EAL domain-containing protein, with product MATQFPESLIKPGCGYCFVPLGFEFTFAFQPIVDMQACEIFGYEALVRGPQAESAYSILSRINDENRYAFDQACRVKAIHLASELGLDKVLSINFLPNAVYEPAHCIRSTLAAARETGFPIEKLMFEITESEFVYDRAHLTNIFKHYEKQGFITALDDFGAGHAGLNMLASFIPKILKIDMELVRDIDTDSVKQIIVEGLIGMCAKLGITVLAEGIETEAEMLYFRQQGVKLMQGYYFAKPGFECLPGYDFSVQSI from the coding sequence TTGGCTACTCAGTTTCCTGAATCCTTGATAAAACCCGGTTGTGGCTATTGCTTTGTGCCGCTGGGTTTTGAGTTTACGTTTGCATTTCAGCCCATTGTGGATATGCAAGCGTGTGAGATTTTTGGCTATGAAGCCTTAGTGCGAGGTCCGCAGGCTGAGTCAGCTTATAGTATTCTCAGTCGGATCAATGATGAAAATCGTTATGCTTTTGATCAGGCTTGTCGGGTTAAGGCTATCCATTTGGCCAGTGAATTGGGGTTGGATAAGGTATTAAGTATTAACTTTTTGCCTAATGCCGTTTACGAACCTGCACATTGCATTCGCAGTACGTTGGCTGCGGCTCGGGAAACCGGTTTTCCGATTGAAAAACTCATGTTTGAAATTACCGAGTCCGAATTTGTATATGATCGCGCGCACCTGACTAATATCTTTAAACATTATGAAAAGCAGGGTTTTATTACCGCGCTGGATGATTTTGGTGCCGGTCATGCCGGGTTGAATATGCTTGCCAGTTTCATTCCTAAAATACTCAAAATTGATATGGAACTGGTGCGTGATATTGATACCGATTCGGTCAAACAGATTATTGTTGAGGGCCTGATCGGTATGTGTGCCAAGCTTGGAATCACTGTGCTGGCTGAGGGCATTGAAACTGAAGCTGAAATGCTGTATTTCCGCCAGCAAGGGGTTAAGTTGATGCAGGGTTACTATTTTGCCAAACCGGGCTTTGAATGCCTGCCGGGATATGATTTTTCTGTACAGTCAATCTGA
- a CDS encoding invasion associated locus B family protein encodes MIKMNILRSSLLLTLFLSSVTFAQTPQTTAYQDWVGICAEVQGQERCEIQQVLNMENEQGNTRLLRATVSKLDNQLIMQLLMPLGLDVRPGVVMQVDEGEEFSAPFLTCVQEGCLVAIPLDESRLTALRSGSVAKVGFRPFNTDQTLVLELSLMGFTRASQTVK; translated from the coding sequence ATGATTAAAATGAATATCCTTCGTTCATCACTATTGCTGACCCTGTTTCTTTCTTCAGTTACTTTTGCACAAACACCTCAAACAACAGCGTATCAGGACTGGGTCGGTATCTGCGCCGAGGTTCAGGGCCAGGAACGTTGTGAAATACAGCAAGTGTTGAACATGGAAAATGAACAGGGTAATACCCGACTACTAAGAGCGACGGTAAGCAAGCTGGATAATCAACTGATCATGCAACTGCTTATGCCGCTGGGACTGGATGTACGTCCAGGGGTGGTGATGCAGGTTGATGAAGGTGAAGAGTTTAGCGCACCCTTCTTGACCTGTGTTCAGGAAGGGTGTCTGGTAGCAATCCCTTTGGACGAAAGCCGTTTGACAGCACTTCGTTCGGGCAGCGTTGCCAAGGTGGGTTTTCGCCCTTTCAATACCGACCAGACACTGGTACTGGAACTTTCTTTGATGGGCTTTACGCGAGCCAGTCAGACCGTAAAATAA
- a CDS encoding SapC family protein, with protein MFKKLVPLNKEQHQPLRIQPINGFQFAADVHVAAVMVHEFARASAIYPIVFLEDPAQDKFYPVALLGLEQNENLFVTEEGRWQASYIPAVIRRYPFALARLGEDEMFTVCIDEGAELISTHEGKPLFSESGEPAEVIEQVKLYLGELQQMEVITETFCRFLKSHNLFTPLNMQVRVGNKVQNVTGCYVVNEQRFANLSDELFLQIRHQHYLAPIYAHLTSLSRTESLAMLKQGITSVSQPADDDQVH; from the coding sequence ATGTTTAAGAAACTGGTTCCACTGAACAAAGAACAACATCAGCCGTTGCGTATCCAGCCTATCAATGGCTTTCAATTTGCAGCCGACGTGCACGTTGCAGCGGTTATGGTGCATGAGTTTGCCCGTGCGTCCGCGATATATCCGATAGTGTTTCTCGAAGACCCGGCCCAGGATAAATTCTATCCGGTTGCCTTGTTAGGACTGGAGCAGAATGAAAATCTGTTCGTAACTGAGGAAGGGCGTTGGCAAGCATCCTATATTCCCGCTGTGATTAGACGTTATCCGTTTGCGTTGGCTCGTCTGGGGGAAGATGAGATGTTTACTGTGTGTATTGATGAAGGTGCTGAACTTATCAGCACTCATGAAGGTAAGCCGTTGTTTTCCGAATCTGGTGAACCCGCTGAGGTGATTGAACAGGTCAAACTCTACCTTGGCGAATTACAACAGATGGAAGTGATTACAGAAACTTTTTGCCGGTTTCTGAAAAGTCACAATTTATTTACACCATTGAACATGCAGGTTCGTGTGGGTAATAAAGTACAAAATGTGACGGGGTGCTATGTTGTCAATGAACAGCGTTTTGCCAATCTCTCTGACGAGCTCTTTTTACAGATACGTCATCAACATTATTTAGCACCCATTTACGCACATCTGACATCACTTTCACGGACTGAAAGCTTGGCGATGCTGAAACAAGGGATTACGTCGGTCAGTCAACCGGCAGATGATGACCAGGTTCATTAA
- a CDS encoding efflux RND transporter periplasmic adaptor subunit, with translation MRWIKPPIGAWLCAFAIAAPAQAIELSVLSCLLEPSLDAELGVPVEGVLARVYADRSVSVERGAVLAELDLSVEQAMIAMQRAREDYASRRLERVQELQSGNLIPAQEVDDIRTEQQLARLELTVQQEQLKLRRVVSPFSGIIVERYADVGDLIQKSHIFRLVQLDPLYVEAVMTLDQFGQVVPGDRYQVSLQHLDTVHDAEVIAVDPVIDAGSGTFRVRLSLPNPDSHIPAGLSCSIDPL, from the coding sequence ATGCGTTGGATTAAACCACCGATAGGCGCCTGGCTATGTGCGTTTGCAATCGCGGCACCTGCTCAGGCAATTGAGTTATCGGTACTGAGCTGTTTGCTGGAACCTTCATTGGATGCCGAACTGGGTGTTCCTGTAGAGGGCGTACTAGCCAGGGTTTATGCAGATCGTTCGGTAAGTGTAGAACGCGGGGCTGTATTGGCTGAGCTTGACCTCTCAGTAGAGCAGGCGATGATCGCCATGCAGCGTGCTCGTGAAGATTATGCCAGTCGGCGTCTGGAACGTGTTCAGGAGTTGCAATCAGGTAACCTGATACCTGCTCAGGAAGTCGATGATATCCGCACTGAACAGCAATTGGCGCGTCTTGAGCTAACGGTCCAACAAGAGCAATTGAAGCTACGCCGGGTAGTAAGCCCTTTTTCCGGTATTATTGTTGAACGCTATGCCGATGTTGGCGACTTGATCCAAAAGAGTCATATTTTTCGCTTAGTACAGTTGGATCCTCTGTATGTGGAAGCGGTGATGACACTGGACCAGTTTGGCCAGGTAGTTCCCGGCGACAGGTATCAGGTGTCTTTGCAGCACTTGGATACAGTGCATGATGCTGAAGTGATTGCAGTTGATCCTGTCATTGACGCCGGTAGTGGTACTTTTCGGGTGCGTTTATCATTACCTAATCCTGATTCGCATATTCCTGCAGGCCTAAGTTGCAGCATTGACCCACTTTAA